The following are from one region of the Carassius gibelio isolate Cgi1373 ecotype wild population from Czech Republic chromosome A13, carGib1.2-hapl.c, whole genome shotgun sequence genome:
- the LOC128026698 gene encoding uncharacterized protein LOC128026698: MALQRTLSRTEDLSLSPGSGERSSNSSEHPSVYLLDITLRPTARPSGRFKRSHGYQPPLFPWSGEVSEVPAVDHWFQESERVWDSAHVHLQRAVRRHTETANRRRSPNPVYLPGDKVWLSTRDIRLRLPCKKLSPRYIGPFTIHSQINPVTYRLDLPPHYRISPTFHVSLLKRHTDPVSPSSTEPEPPPPPDQPEILGDNIYQVQEILDSRRRNGHLEYLIDWEGFGPEERSWIPRNDILDPALLEDFHRQHPDRPAPRGRGRPRRRSRMPGVTRGAGGSVTPSARSLSPSHHCQSPSTQSPMHRSREPSPEY, translated from the exons atggcactccagaggacattgtctcggacagaggacctcagtttgtctccagggtctggcgagcgttcttccaactcctcggaacatccgtcagtttatcttctggatatcaccctcagaccaacggccagaccgagcggaagattcaagagatctcacg gctatcaaccaccgctgtttccctggtcaggagaagtctctgaagtgcccgcggtagatcactggttccaggagagcgagagggtgtgggactcagctcacgtccatctccagcgggcagttcggagacatacagagaccgctaaccgacgcagatcgcctaatcccgtctatctacctggagacaaggtttggctctccactcgggatatccgcctccgactgccctgcaaaaagctgagtccccgctacatagggccgttcaccatccattctcagataaatcccgtcacctaccgcctggacctaccaccacactaccggatctcacccacgtttcacgtctcactgctaaaacgtcacactgatccagtttctccttcctccacagaaccagaaccgcctccccctccagaccaacccgaaatcctcggagacaacatctaccaggtccaagagatcctcgactcccggcggcggaacggccacctggaatacctcatagattgggaggggttcggtcccgaGGAGAGGTCGTGGAtaccacgcaatgacatcctggatccggctctcctcgaagatttccaccgacaacacccggaccgcccggctcccagaggtcgtggtcgtccccgtcgccgctctaggatgcctggagtcacccgtggggcggggggtagtgtcacaccctcagctcgttcccttagccccagtcaccattgccagtcaccatccactcaatctcccatgcaccgctcacgtgaaccgtcacctgaatactga